A single region of the Flavobacteriales bacterium genome encodes:
- a CDS encoding gliding motility-associated C-terminal domain-containing protein, with amino-acid sequence MKQFYQFAKNNLKRLGLWLIAVMMISMVSNASHMMGADITYKCIDTLKFEIFVKYYRQCAGISLSNPSSETKVICTTTGSAQGVSLSLVGIRDVTPVCAKAGNPCKPTNTKASDGIEEHFYKATIDFNQAPYSNLIKNGCCIIRFETGQSARNGDITTGAAGYYFYTYATVNLCKAPCNSSPALTTEPVAYLCCNQPFFYNNGASDTANFDSISYSFGHPLKGYNQIISYSGNYSNTKPFDVYLPGGLPSTYCNCNANPPIGLCLDPLTGDICCTPTNCNDRTVVVLEMTEWKKNPSTGKMEVIGVTRRDMQFIIKQCPDNNPPVIKGDFKREICEGEQICYTITTEDAVKKPPPPATPPDPDTVTISWNRGIPGASFTVINPTAINQSGRFCWTPPIGSASTIPYTYTVTARDNACPLNAVTVRAFQIIVHPIAEADRIITKLDCGRYAIESEPFPNFRNPAKYTWQLKDTNGVVLFDRKYGYFESSKNFLSSKQKDTILFRKGGTYILQHTINNLPDCPNDYYDTIVVPPLLEVDIALGPDTFVCAGTTLRLQPQTANGYPPITYKWGTGDTTDYIDVEVPNWTSDTSFYVQIKDGNNCTAWDSTIVYLRENPLVFIGPDRRICTYDTIHLVPNDSLAYWDDPRDTSEIRIRQGDTLYKEWYLDGVKISTDSMLVANVKGEYVIRVVDSLGCFWQDTMILHVNDTVKADAGQNQVLCWNDVVVIAAGGLDTAGNAKSGWYVWNDITNPANVKEFSRDDTLKYNIKTTTDYQLQLYVIEDTTRCYDDDTVKITVNPLPTVKMPNDMAVCRDAGVINMIGDPTGGAWSVPSKPSLMKVSNGVYTFDPWNGGAIKDTTKRYEVYYRYVHPSTGCVRTDSFEIKVFPLPEVSIRDGYFCQDKGFVNFRDDGTIKLPSKLKLDLGTQQWNCLECGAYDWSKMLYNAETRFGFPANYEIDISENTIDLGSRPSDSIKIEFVFRSIDGCYGRDTGKIKIVKVPKIDFSPFPDLCWDLGKVDLKELSKVVPNDGTWYAINATGFKDSASFNQGLNGGFFQGDTLNTLQTAKPAKDGNFKYKLRYFHNLSGCPTFRDTNITIQGLPVPKINTTPLTGYVNNAPFVQCELDADIALTSNYPGSGGKWSSKQSGAVSGSTFTVGSVTTHNKPFYINFDYTNSFGCKGKDSVLVEVHGKQEINLNPDIELCRTGDAMMVDVAASVVNASDFTWWDYGKKGTFADAKDTTTTFTFSTSADSTERILIVASTEVIVGTSNNVCPYKEETFFITIHPKPKAEIVADTLNGCNPVDVNFGVNMLNKVDATTSSYAWTYADGGLDNIQSPSHQFTDDGDNQVSLTITSEHNCDTTLTVNVEVYPIPVALFVPDPNNSTTAALPKFQFNNQSSVANVLNSTITENIWDFGDLSSIDDTSTQKSPLFFYPADTGSYDVTLTVRTQYGCEDQITLPVIIGPDILVYIPNAFSPDGGGPLRNDGFRAHVNDGAKLYHLIIFNRWGEKIWETTDKTLDWDGTYGLPPKEGGKDGLHQPVPMGVYSYQLDIVSWSGEKFRYTGTVTLIR; translated from the coding sequence ATGAAACAATTTTACCAATTCGCAAAAAACAATTTAAAAAGACTTGGCCTTTGGCTTATCGCTGTCATGATGATAAGTATGGTTTCAAATGCATCTCACATGATGGGTGCTGATATTACCTACAAATGCATTGACACACTAAAGTTTGAAATTTTTGTAAAATACTATCGTCAATGTGCGGGAATATCTCTTTCTAACCCAAGCAGTGAAACAAAGGTAATATGCACCACAACTGGTTCTGCTCAAGGTGTTTCATTGTCATTGGTCGGTATTCGGGATGTTACCCCTGTTTGTGCCAAGGCTGGTAATCCGTGTAAACCAACAAACACAAAGGCGAGCGATGGAATAGAGGAACACTTTTACAAGGCTACCATTGATTTCAATCAAGCCCCTTACAGTAATTTAATAAAAAACGGTTGTTGCATTATCCGATTTGAAACTGGCCAGTCGGCGAGAAATGGTGATATCACAACTGGAGCAGCAGGATACTATTTTTACACCTATGCAACTGTAAATTTGTGCAAAGCCCCATGCAACAGTTCCCCCGCCCTTACTACGGAGCCAGTTGCTTATTTATGTTGCAATCAGCCATTTTTCTACAACAACGGAGCATCAGATACAGCCAACTTTGATTCCATTTCATACTCATTTGGTCATCCTTTAAAGGGGTACAATCAAATAATTTCTTACAGCGGAAATTATTCCAACACTAAACCTTTTGACGTGTATTTGCCTGGAGGGTTACCTTCAACATATTGTAATTGTAATGCAAATCCTCCAATTGGACTTTGTCTTGACCCTCTGACGGGTGACATTTGCTGTACTCCTACCAATTGTAACGATCGAACTGTGGTTGTGTTGGAGATGACGGAATGGAAGAAAAATCCATCAACAGGAAAGATGGAAGTAATTGGGGTCACTCGGCGTGACATGCAATTTATTATTAAACAATGCCCTGATAATAACCCTCCCGTCATAAAGGGAGATTTTAAAAGAGAGATCTGTGAGGGTGAACAAATTTGTTATACCATTACCACAGAAGATGCAGTAAAGAAGCCACCACCACCAGCCACACCGCCCGATCCGGATACGGTAACGATAAGTTGGAACCGAGGTATTCCAGGGGCGAGTTTTACGGTAATCAACCCAACGGCTATCAACCAATCGGGTAGATTTTGTTGGACTCCACCTATTGGCTCGGCCAGTACCATACCTTATACTTATACGGTTACGGCTCGTGACAATGCTTGCCCGTTGAATGCCGTAACGGTAAGGGCGTTTCAAATCATTGTTCATCCCATAGCCGAAGCCGACCGAATAATAACGAAATTGGATTGTGGAAGGTACGCCATTGAAAGCGAACCTTTCCCGAACTTTAGAAATCCTGCCAAATATACCTGGCAGCTAAAGGATACGAATGGTGTGGTGTTGTTTGACCGAAAATATGGATACTTTGAGAGCAGCAAAAACTTTTTGAGCAGTAAACAAAAGGATACGATTTTGTTCAGAAAAGGTGGAACGTATATTTTGCAACATACCATAAACAATCTGCCCGACTGTCCGAATGATTATTATGATACGATAGTTGTTCCGCCATTGTTGGAGGTTGATATAGCATTAGGACCTGACACTTTTGTGTGTGCAGGCACCACCTTGAGGCTTCAACCTCAAACCGCCAACGGATATCCACCGATTACATATAAATGGGGAACGGGCGACACGACCGATTACATTGATGTAGAAGTTCCGAATTGGACGAGCGACACCTCTTTTTACGTACAAATAAAAGATGGCAACAACTGTACAGCATGGGATAGCACCATTGTTTATTTACGCGAAAACCCATTGGTATTTATCGGGCCTGATAGACGAATATGTACGTACGATACCATCCACTTGGTGCCAAATGATAGTTTGGCCTATTGGGATGACCCGAGGGATACCTCAGAGATACGCATCCGACAAGGCGACACACTTTATAAAGAATGGTATCTGGATGGAGTGAAGATAAGCACCGACAGTATGCTGGTGGCCAATGTAAAAGGAGAGTATGTTATTCGGGTGGTAGATAGTTTGGGCTGTTTTTGGCAAGACACCATGATACTGCATGTAAACGACACAGTAAAAGCCGATGCAGGTCAAAATCAGGTATTGTGCTGGAATGATGTCGTCGTAATAGCGGCGGGAGGCTTAGACACGGCGGGCAATGCCAAGAGTGGTTGGTATGTGTGGAATGACATTACAAATCCGGCCAATGTAAAAGAGTTTAGCAGAGACGACACCTTAAAATACAACATCAAAACTACCACTGACTACCAGTTGCAGTTGTATGTAATAGAAGATACCACGAGGTGTTATGATGATGATACGGTAAAAATAACGGTCAACCCACTGCCGACAGTAAAAATGCCAAACGATATGGCCGTGTGCCGCGATGCAGGGGTAATAAACATGATTGGCGACCCAACGGGAGGAGCGTGGTCAGTTCCTTCAAAACCAAGTTTAATGAAAGTTTCCAACGGTGTTTATACGTTTGACCCATGGAACGGAGGAGCCATAAAAGATACCACCAAGCGATATGAGGTGTATTATCGTTATGTACATCCTTCCACCGGATGTGTACGCACCGACTCGTTTGAGATAAAAGTATTCCCATTGCCGGAAGTAAGCATTCGTGACGGATATTTCTGTCAAGACAAAGGTTTTGTAAACTTTAGAGACGATGGCACGATAAAATTACCATCAAAACTGAAGTTGGATTTGGGTACACAACAATGGAATTGTTTGGAGTGCGGAGCGTATGATTGGTCAAAAATGTTGTACAATGCAGAAACCCGCTTTGGTTTCCCGGCCAATTATGAGATAGACATTAGCGAGAACACCATAGACTTGGGAAGCCGTCCGTCGGATTCCATCAAAATAGAATTTGTGTTTAGAAGCATTGATGGATGCTATGGCAGAGACACCGGCAAGATAAAAATAGTAAAAGTACCGAAGATAGACTTTAGTCCATTCCCTGATTTGTGCTGGGATTTGGGCAAGGTTGACTTAAAAGAACTGAGCAAGGTAGTACCCAATGATGGCACATGGTATGCTATCAATGCAACGGGCTTTAAAGATTCGGCGAGCTTCAATCAAGGGTTAAACGGTGGTTTCTTTCAAGGCGATACACTGAACACCCTGCAAACGGCAAAACCGGCCAAAGATGGTAACTTTAAATATAAGCTACGGTACTTCCACAACCTATCGGGTTGTCCCACATTTAGAGATACCAACATAACGATACAAGGATTGCCTGTACCGAAAATAAACACCACACCACTTACAGGCTATGTAAACAATGCACCTTTTGTACAATGCGAGTTGGATGCAGACATTGCCTTAACGTCGAACTATCCAGGTAGTGGTGGCAAATGGAGCAGCAAACAATCGGGAGCAGTATCGGGCAGCACCTTTACGGTGGGAAGTGTAACAACACACAACAAACCGTTTTACATCAACTTTGACTATACGAACAGCTTTGGCTGCAAGGGCAAAGACTCGGTGTTGGTAGAGGTGCATGGCAAACAAGAAATCAACCTAAATCCGGACATCGAACTGTGCAGAACAGGAGATGCCATGATGGTTGATGTAGCAGCAAGTGTGGTAAATGCGTCTGATTTTACATGGTGGGATTACGGAAAGAAAGGCACATTTGCGGATGCAAAAGACACCACTACCACCTTTACGTTTAGTACCTCGGCGGACTCTACGGAGCGAATATTGATAGTGGCAAGTACAGAAGTTATAGTTGGAACAAGCAATAATGTATGTCCGTATAAAGAAGAAACATTCTTTATCACCATCCACCCAAAACCGAAGGCGGAAATAGTGGCAGATACATTAAACGGCTGTAATCCGGTGGATGTAAACTTTGGGGTGAATATGCTGAACAAAGTAGATGCAACGACAAGCAGCTATGCATGGACTTATGCCGATGGCGGCTTGGACAACATCCAGTCACCCAGCCATCAGTTTACGGATGATGGAGACAATCAAGTAAGTTTAACCATTACCTCGGAGCATAACTGCGATACTACGTTGACGGTGAACGTGGAAGTTTACCCCATACCGGTGGCCTTGTTTGTTCCCGACCCCAACAACAGCACCACGGCAGCATTGCCCAAGTTCCAGTTCAACAACCAATCGTCGGTAGCCAATGTGTTGAACAGTACAATTACCGAAAACATTTGGGATTTTGGAGACTTATCAAGCATTGATGACACTTCCACCCAAAAAAGTCCCTTGTTTTTCTACCCAGCCGATACAGGTTCGTATGACGTAACCCTAACGGTTCGCACCCAATATGGCTGCGAAGATCAGATAACACTTCCGGTAATTATTGGGCCTGATATTTTGGTGTATATACCCAATGCCTTCTCGCCCGATGGTGGTGGGCCATTGCGAAACGATGGATTTAGGGCTCATGTAAACGATGGAGCAAAGCTTTATCACTTGATAATATTTAATCGCTGGGGCGAAAAAATATGGGAGACCACCGATAAAACCCTCGATTGGGATGGCACCTACGGCCTGCCACCAAAAGAGGGCGGCAAAGATGGCTTGCACCAACCCGTTCCGATGGGAGTATATAGCTACCAGCTCGACATTGTAAGTTGGAGCGGCGAAAAGTTCCGATACACAGGAACCGTTACGCTGATTAGGTAA
- the rbfA gene encoding 30S ribosome-binding factor RbfA, translating to MSRKDKLGKQLQKDLGAIIDAASKQLLQNVMVTVLDVEVTPDLGLAKVYLSFLNSKDKKADLKILEENAPTIRHYLAQQLKDHARKTPELKFYIDETIDKAERLEQLLQNLKNDSAE from the coding sequence ATGAGTAGAAAAGACAAGCTTGGCAAACAGTTGCAAAAAGATTTGGGTGCTATTATTGACGCTGCCTCCAAACAATTATTGCAAAATGTAATGGTTACGGTTTTAGATGTGGAGGTTACACCCGACTTGGGTTTGGCTAAAGTGTATTTAAGTTTTCTGAATTCTAAAGACAAAAAAGCCGATTTAAAAATTTTGGAAGAAAACGCCCCAACTATAAGACATTATTTGGCTCAACAGCTAAAAGACCATGCCCGAAAAACACCCGAACTTAAATTTTATATTGACGAAACAATTGACAAGGCAGAACGATTAGAACAATTGCTGCAAAACCTCAAAAACGATTCTGCCGAATAG
- a CDS encoding gliding motility-associated C-terminal domain-containing protein codes for MNSKVSFLFKKIGIWILVAIPFLVCTRADADHIIGSDFTYKCSSTNDSIFEVTYNFYRDCNGCYVLGQSPKCGTSENCASSQTAPTSLSVKCISGGSFSGTLNLSRTAIVDITKTCKAVKSRCAQPCNGSFPYGIEKHVFEGTLDLRQAMKGGCCNFEISALLYVRSALITTGQQQQTFYTSCEINTCKAKCNTSPLLTNDPVAILCCNQPYVFNNGAVDNADYDSISYSFAPAFRGQNQQCSYGGNFTYDNPITVYYPSGLKFPYSNPNSNPPIGIRLDPLTGDLIFTPTNCGEIAVVVIAMTEWRKDTAGVYQKIGVTRRDMQFIVMSCPDNNPPTITNTKFSYHTCEGEQICFNVTTDDKVKVPPPPATPPDPDTVQLTWNRGIPGATFTIADPNARLKTGQFCWTPPIGTASTLPYSFTATVSDDACPLAASATRAFQVYVDPIAEAERDIDTFDCGKYSVSSTPFANFLTPAKYEWQLLDSTGVVLFDKGRGYFKSSNNFLSSKQNDTIQFRKGGKYIIKHTIRNKPDCPNFYYDTLVVPPLLEVDLAFGSDTFVCAGTTLRIEPKVSNANPPVTFLWRDGATTSYKNIKLGNNVTDTSFYVEIKDNSGCTAWDTTIVYLRPNPTVSLGVDRRICTYDTIHLVPQLGLAYWDDPRDTSQTTIQQGDTLYKTWFLDGLKISTDSQFVANIAGKYVIQITDSLGCMGQDTMILHVNDTVKADAGQDQVLCWNDVVVIAAGGLDTAGNAKSGWYVWNDITNPANVKEFSRDDTLKYNIKTTTDYQLQLYVIEDTTRCYDDDTVKITVNPLPTVKMPNDMAVCRDAGVITLNILEDAATKGGAWSVPAKPGLVIKSGTQYQFDTWNAGAIKDTTKRYKVYYRYIHPSTGCVRTDSFEIKVFPLPEVSIRDGYFCQDKGFVNFRDDGTIKLPSKLKLDLGTQQWNCLECGAYDWSKMLYNAETRFGFPANYEIDISENTIDLGSRPSDSIKIEFVFRSIDGCYGRDTGKIKIVKVPKIDFSPFPDLCWDLGKVDLKELSKVVPNDGTWYAINATGFKDSASFNQGLNGGFFQGDTLNTLQTAKPAKDGNFKYKLRYFHNLSGCPTFRDTNITIQGLPVPKINTTPLTGYVNNAPFVQCELDDDIALTSNYPGSGGKWSSKQSGAVSGSTFTVGSVTTHNKPFYINFDYTNSFGCKGKDSVLVEVHGKQEINLNPDIELCRTGDAMTVDIAASTVNASDFTWFYYQPNGKFADDKNTTTTFTFSTSADSTEKLLIIANTVVQNGTSANVCPTVEEYLNITIHPKPKAEIVADTLNGCNPVDVNFGVNMLNKVDATTSSYAWTYADGGLDNIQSPSRQFTDDGDNQVSLTITSEHNCDTTLTVNVEVYPIPVALFVPDPNNSTTAALPKFQFNNQSSVANVLNSTITENIWDFGDLSSIDDTSTQKSPLFFYPADTGSYDVTLKVRTQYGCEDQITLPVIIGPDILVFIPNAFSPDGGGPGVNEFFKPVVNDAIDKYHLVIFNRWGEAIWETTDKTEGWDGKYGRKKYSNREPVKADVYGYYLEVTSWNGNNYKYTGTVTLLR; via the coding sequence ATGAATTCTAAAGTGTCATTTCTTTTTAAAAAAATTGGGATATGGATTTTGGTAGCGATACCATTTTTAGTATGCACACGTGCGGATGCCGACCACATCATTGGGTCTGATTTTACATACAAATGCTCATCAACCAACGATAGTATTTTTGAAGTTACCTACAATTTCTACCGAGATTGTAACGGTTGCTATGTGTTGGGGCAATCTCCCAAATGTGGCACGTCAGAAAACTGTGCTTCGAGCCAAACAGCCCCCACCTCACTATCGGTAAAATGTATTTCGGGAGGTTCGTTTTCGGGAACGCTTAACTTGAGCCGAACGGCCATAGTGGATATCACAAAAACGTGCAAAGCAGTAAAGAGCAGGTGTGCTCAACCATGCAACGGGTCTTTTCCGTATGGTATTGAAAAACATGTTTTTGAAGGAACTTTAGATTTAAGACAGGCCATGAAAGGTGGTTGCTGCAACTTCGAAATATCGGCATTGCTTTACGTGCGAAGTGCATTGATAACCACCGGGCAGCAACAACAAACATTTTATACAAGTTGCGAGATAAATACGTGTAAAGCAAAATGCAACACATCGCCATTACTTACCAATGACCCCGTAGCTATTTTGTGCTGCAATCAACCTTATGTTTTCAATAATGGTGCGGTTGATAATGCTGACTACGATTCCATTAGCTACAGTTTTGCTCCCGCCTTTAGAGGTCAAAATCAGCAATGTTCTTATGGAGGTAATTTTACCTACGATAACCCAATTACAGTATATTATCCTTCAGGCTTAAAATTTCCTTACTCAAACCCTAACTCAAACCCACCAATTGGCATTCGGTTAGATCCATTAACGGGTGACTTAATTTTTACCCCAACAAATTGCGGTGAAATAGCCGTGGTGGTTATAGCCATGACAGAATGGAGGAAAGACACAGCCGGTGTATATCAAAAAATTGGTGTCACGCGGCGTGACATGCAATTTATTGTAATGAGTTGCCCGGACAATAATCCACCAACCATTACGAATACCAAATTTTCGTATCATACCTGCGAAGGTGAGCAGATTTGTTTTAACGTAACTACAGACGATAAGGTGAAAGTGCCTCCGCCACCTGCCACGCCGCCCGATCCGGATACTGTGCAGTTGACTTGGAATAGAGGTATTCCGGGTGCTACGTTTACCATAGCAGACCCAAATGCGAGGCTAAAAACGGGTCAATTTTGTTGGACACCACCCATTGGAACCGCCAGCACATTGCCCTATTCCTTTACCGCAACGGTTAGCGATGACGCATGCCCACTGGCCGCCAGTGCCACCAGAGCTTTTCAGGTTTACGTAGATCCGATTGCCGAAGCCGAGCGAGATATTGATACGTTTGATTGTGGAAAATATTCTGTTTCGAGCACTCCCTTTGCAAATTTTTTAACTCCTGCCAAGTATGAATGGCAGCTTTTAGATTCTACAGGTGTTGTTCTGTTTGATAAAGGGAGAGGTTATTTTAAAAGCTCGAACAACTTTTTGAGTAGCAAACAAAATGATACCATTCAATTTAGAAAAGGAGGAAAATACATAATAAAACATACCATTCGCAACAAACCCGATTGTCCGAATTTTTATTACGATACGCTTGTAGTCCCACCACTTTTAGAAGTAGATTTGGCTTTTGGGTCGGACACTTTTGTGTGTGCAGGCACCACTTTACGTATCGAACCAAAGGTTTCAAATGCAAATCCTCCGGTAACTTTTCTTTGGCGTGATGGAGCCACCACAAGCTATAAAAATATTAAGTTAGGTAATAATGTAACCGATACAAGTTTTTATGTTGAAATAAAGGATAATTCCGGTTGTACGGCATGGGACACAACCATAGTTTATTTGCGACCTAACCCAACGGTTTCTTTAGGCGTTGATCGCAGAATTTGCACCTACGACACGATACATCTTGTTCCGCAATTGGGTTTGGCCTACTGGGATGACCCAAGAGATACATCACAAACTACCATTCAGCAGGGAGACACACTCTACAAAACTTGGTTTTTGGATGGGTTAAAAATTAGTACAGATAGCCAATTCGTTGCCAACATTGCCGGTAAATATGTCATTCAAATAACGGACAGCCTCGGTTGTATGGGGCAAGACACGATGATACTGCACGTAAACGACACAGTGAAAGCCGATGCAGGTCAAGATCAGGTATTGTGTTGGAACGATGTCGTCGTAATAGCGGCGGGAGGCTTAGACACGGCGGGCAATGCCAAAAGTGGTTGGTATGTGTGGAATGATATTACGAATCCGGCCAATGTAAAAGAATTTAGCCGGGACGACACCTTAAAATACAACATCAAAACAACGACCGATTACCAGTTGCAGTTGTATGTAATAGAAGATACCACGAGGTGTTATGACGATGATACGGTAAAAATAACGGTCAACCCGCTGCCAACGGTAAAAATGCCAAACGATATGGCCGTGTGCCGCGATGCGGGGGTAATTACGTTAAACATCTTAGAGGATGCCGCCACTAAAGGTGGAGCATGGTCTGTACCTGCAAAACCCGGATTGGTTATTAAATCAGGTACTCAATATCAATTTGATACTTGGAATGCCGGAGCCATAAAAGACACCACCAAACGATACAAGGTGTATTATCGCTACATTCACCCATCAACCGGGTGTGTACGCACGGACTCATTTGAGATAAAAGTATTCCCCTTGCCTGAGGTAAGCATTCGTGACGGATATTTCTGTCAAGACAAAGGTTTTGTAAACTTTAGAGACGATGGCACGATAAAATTGCCGTCAAAACTGAAGTTGGATTTGGGTACACAGCAATGGAATTGTTTGGAGTGCGGAGCGTATGATTGGTCAAAAATGTTGTACAATGCAGAAACCCGCTTTGGTTTTCCGGCCAATTATGAGATAGACATCAGCGAGAACACCATAGACTTGGGAAGCCGTCCGTCGGATTCCATCAAAATAGAATTTGTGTTTAGAAGCATCGATGGATGTTATGGTAGAGACACCGGCAAGATAAAAATAGTAAAAGTACCGAAGATAGACTTTAGTCCATTCCCTGATTTGTGCTGGGATTTGGGCAAGGTTGACTTAAAAGAACTGAGCAAGGTAGTACCCAATGATGGCACATGGTATGCTATCAATGCAACAGGCTTTAAAGATTCGGCGAGCTTCAATCAGGGGTTAAACGGTGGCTTCTTTCAAGGCGATACACTGAACACCTTGCAAACGGCAAAACCGGCCAAAGATGGCAACTTTAAATATAAGCTACGGTACTTCCACAACCTATCGGGTTGTCCCACATTTAGAGATACCAACATAACGATACAAGGATTGCCTGTACCGAAAATAAACACCACACCACTTACAGGCTATGTAAACAATGCACCTTTTGTACAATGCGAGTTGGACGACGACATTGCCTTAACGTCGAACTATCCGGGTAGTGGTGGCAAATGGAGCAGCAAACAATCGGGAGCAGTATCGGGCAGCACCTTTACGGTGGGAAGTGTAACAACACACAACAAACCGTTTTACATCAACTTTGACTATACGAACAGCTTTGGCTGCAAGGGCAAAGACTCGGTGTTGGTAGAGGTGCATGGCAAACAAGAAATCAACCTAAATCCGGACATCGAACTGTGCAGAACAGGAGATGCCATGACGGTTGATATTGCAGCAAGCACCGTAAACGCATCTGATTTTACGTGGTTTTACTATCAACCTAATGGCAAATTTGCGGACGATAAAAATACCACCACCACCTTTACGTTTAGCACCTCGGCAGACTCTACGGAAAAGTTATTGATTATAGCCAACACGGTTGTTCAAAACGGCACAAGTGCAAATGTTTGTCCCACTGTGGAGGAATATCTAAATATCACCATCCACCCAAAACCGAAGGCGGAAATAGTGGCAGATACATTAAACGGCTGTAATCCGGTGGATGTAAACTTTGGGGTGAATATGCTGAACAAAGTAGATGCAACGACAAGCAGCTATGCATGGACTTATGCCGATGGCGGCTTGGACAACATCCAGTCACCCAGCCGTCAGTTTACGGATGATGGAGACAATCAAGTAAGTTTAACCATTACCTCGGAGCATAACTGCGATACTACGTTGACGGTGAACGTGGAAGTTTACCCCATACCGGTGGCCTTGTTTGTGCCCGACCCGAACAACAGCACCACGGCAGCATTGCCCAAGTTCCAGTTCAACAACCAATCGTCGGTAGCCAATGTGTTGAACAGTACAATTACCGAAAACATTTGGGATTTTGGAGACTTATCAAGCATTGATGACACTTCCACCCAAAAAAGTCCCTTGTTTTTCTACCCAGCCGATACAGGTTCGTATGACGTAACCCTAAAGGTTCGCACCCAATATGGCTGTGAAGATCAGATTACGCTTCCGGTAATTATTGGGCCTGATATTTTGGTATTCATACCCAATGCCTTCTCGCCCGATGGTGGTGGGCCAGGTGTCAATGAGTTTTTTAAACCGGTTGTAAATGATGCGATTGATAAATATCATCTGGTTATATTTAATAGATGGGGTGAGGCAATATGGGAGACTACCGACAAAACAGAAGGTTGGGACGGTAAATATGGAAGAAAAAAATACTCAAACAGAGAGCCAGTGAAGGCCGATGTTTACGGATATTATTTGGAGGTAACCAGTTGGAATGGTAACAATTATAAATATACTGGTACAGTGACGTTGTTAAGGTAA
- a CDS encoding UMP kinase has translation MKYKRILLKLSGEALLGSHEYGIDPNVLGQYAAEIKKVVDKGVEVAIVIGGGNIFRGVQGVEGGMEDRAQADYMGMLATVINAMALQGALEKIGIYTRLLSAIKMEQVAEPFIRRRAIRHLEKGRVVIFGAGTGNPYFTTDTAASLRSVEIEADVLLKGTRVDGIYTADPEKDTTAVRFDNISFTEVIQRQLKVMDMTAFTLCQENKLPIVVFDMNKENNLLNIVEGNMVGTLVS, from the coding sequence ATGAAATATAAACGAATACTTCTTAAGTTGAGCGGAGAAGCCTTGTTGGGTTCTCATGAGTATGGTATCGATCCAAACGTTTTGGGGCAATATGCCGCAGAAATAAAAAAAGTGGTTGACAAAGGGGTGGAAGTGGCTATTGTAATTGGTGGTGGCAATATTTTTCGAGGTGTTCAGGGTGTAGAGGGCGGTATGGAAGACCGTGCTCAAGCCGACTACATGGGCATGCTGGCCACTGTAATTAACGCCATGGCATTGCAGGGTGCATTAGAAAAAATAGGTATTTATACCCGATTGTTAAGTGCCATTAAAATGGAACAAGTAGCCGAGCCGTTTATTCGTCGAAGAGCCATTCGGCATCTTGAAAAAGGACGGGTCGTAATTTTTGGAGCCGGAACCGGAAACCCATATTTCACCACAGATACAGCTGCATCGTTGCGTTCGGTAGAAATTGAAGCCGATGTGCTTTTAAAAGGTACCCGTGTGGATGGCATCTATACCGCCGACCCTGAAAAGGACACCACTGCCGTTAGGTTCGACAATATTAGTTTTACAGAAGTCATTCAACGCCAACTAAAGGTAATGGACATGACGGCTTTTACGCTTTGTCAAGAAAACAAATTACCTATCGTTGTTTTCGACATGAACAAAGAGAACAACCTACTCAATATTGTTGAGGGCAATATGGTGGGTACGTTAGTAAGCTAA